Proteins encoded in a region of the Teredinibacter purpureus genome:
- a CDS encoding arginyltransferase has translation MSEQNDLSTLKLYATRPHPCSYLPGEDATTVFIDPTASLDAALYSELSRYGFRRSGANVYRPHCENCQACVPIRLMVNNFKPNRSQKRCLKNNRDLTITVVHTIDTPEHYALYEKYINKRHCDGDMFPASHAQYTDFLTAEWGVTEYLEMRDANNKLIALAVTDTLDHGLSAVYTFFDPDEAHRSLGNFAVLHQIQYAQNNNLTFIYLGYWIRKCQKMNYKINYRPYQVLIDQHWVTVTDYPPEIEAKGQLL, from the coding sequence ATGAGCGAGCAGAACGATTTATCAACGTTAAAACTTTACGCTACGCGACCTCACCCGTGCAGCTACCTTCCCGGCGAAGATGCTACCACCGTGTTTATCGACCCTACGGCTTCGCTGGACGCAGCGCTCTATAGCGAACTATCTCGGTACGGTTTTCGTCGAAGTGGTGCAAACGTATACCGACCTCATTGCGAAAACTGTCAGGCTTGCGTGCCTATCCGCCTTATGGTCAATAATTTTAAACCTAATCGATCACAGAAAAGATGTTTGAAAAACAATCGTGATTTAACGATAACAGTTGTTCATACCATCGACACACCAGAACATTACGCTTTGTACGAAAAGTACATCAATAAGCGCCACTGTGATGGCGATATGTTTCCAGCTAGTCACGCGCAATATACAGATTTCTTAACCGCCGAGTGGGGCGTTACCGAATACCTTGAAATGCGCGACGCCAACAATAAACTAATTGCGCTAGCGGTGACCGATACGCTCGATCATGGATTATCAGCTGTCTACACCTTTTTTGACCCAGATGAAGCTCACCGCAGCTTAGGCAATTTTGCGGTACTTCATCAAATTCAATACGCGCAAAACAATAATCTCACATTTATTTATCTTGGTTATTGGATACGCAAATGTCAGAAAATGAATTACAAAATAAATTACCGGCCTTATCAGGTGTTAATTGATCAACACTGGGTAACCGTAACGGATTATCCACCCGAAATTGAGGCCAAAGGCCAGTTGTTATAA
- the infA gene encoding translation initiation factor IF-1, protein MAKEDHFELEGEVIDTLPNTTFRVKLENGHVVTAHISGKMRKNYIRILTGDKVKVEMTPYDLSKGRITYRAR, encoded by the coding sequence ATGGCAAAAGAAGACCATTTTGAACTGGAAGGCGAAGTTATCGATACTCTGCCGAATACCACCTTCCGCGTGAAACTGGAAAATGGGCACGTTGTAACGGCTCACATTTCTGGAAAGATGCGTAAAAATTACATCAGAATTCTGACTGGCGATAAAGTTAAGGTGGAAATGACACCTTACGACTTAAGTAAAGGCCGAATCACTTACCGCGCCCGTTAG